A genomic window from Salvelinus namaycush isolate Seneca chromosome 21, SaNama_1.0, whole genome shotgun sequence includes:
- the LOC120065841 gene encoding repulsive guidance molecule A-like, whose product MGKGVAGPSALEVGKILVLFLCLFPSVSLQCKILKCNSEFWASTSSSGPEEEFCTALRAYNNCVRRTARTCRGDLAYHSAQHGIEDLMSQHNCSKEGPTNQPRARTPAPPPPPQLQPDSQERSDGPEQCHYERSLSRHSLPPNYTHCGFFGDPHLRTFSDDFQTCKVEGAWPLIHNKYLSVQVTNTPVVPGSSATATSKLTIIFKNFQECVDQKMYHAETDELPAAFADGSKNGGDRHGANTLRIVDKVPGQHVEIHARYIGTTIVVRQVGRYLTFAVRMPEEVVNSVEDRDNQDLYLCLHGCPANQRIDFRKFRDRAVEGHGPVKSRTGSQSHGFTYQAAMAKCKERLPVEDLYFQSCVFDLLSSGDINFTMAAYYAFEDVKMLHSNKDKYHIFEKDAFGSNAAPGGSDMFSLVLLNCLAMLLWIECCWVHL is encoded by the exons ATGGGGAAGGGAGTAGCAGGACCTTCGGCGCTTGAAGTCGGCAAGATCCTTGTTTTGTTTCTTTGCCTGTTTCCTTCTG TGAGTCTGCAGTGTAAGATCCTCAAGTGTAACTCAGAGTTTTGGGCCTCCACCTCAAGCTCTGGCCCGGAGGAGGAGTTCTGTACGGCACTGCGGGCGTACAACAACTGTGTACGCCGCACCGCACGCACTTGCAGAGGCGACCTGGCCTACCACTCAGCCCAACATGGCATAGAGGACCTCATGAGTCAACACAACTGCTCCAAGGAGGGACCTACAAACCAGCCTCGAGCCCGGACCCCcgctccacctccaccaccacagcTACAGCCTGACAGCCAGGAGCGCTCCGATGGGCCGGAGCAGTGTCACTACGAACGCAGCCTTTCTCGCCATTCCTTGCCACCCAACTACACCCACTGCGGCTTCTTTGGAGACCcacacctccgtaccttcagcgATGACTTCCAGACTTGCAAGGTGGAGGGAGCCTGGCCACTTATCCATAACAAATACCTGTCTGTTCAGGTGACCAACACACCTGTCGTGCCTGGCTCCTCTGCTACGGCCACCAGCAAG TTGACAATCATCTTCAAGAACTTCCAGGAGTGTGTGGACCAGAAGATGTACCACGCAGAGACAGACGAGCTGCCTGCGGCGTTCGCCGACGGCTCCAAGAACGGTGGAGACCGCCACGGGGCCAACACGCTGCGCATCGTGGATAAGGTGCCTGGGCAGCATGTGGAGATCCACGCACGCTACATCGGTACAACTATCGTGGTCCGGCAGGTGGGCCGATACCTGACCTTTGCTGTGCGGATGCCAGAGGAAGTAGTGAACTCTGTAGAAGACCGAGACAACCAGGACCTGTACCTCTGCCTGCACGGCTGTCCCGCCAACCAGCGCATCGACTTCAGAAAATTTAGGGACCGTGCTGTGGAGGGTCACGGCCCGGTCAAGAGCAGGACGGGTAGCCAGTCCCATGGGTTTACCTATCAGGCTGCCATGGCCAAGTGTAAAGAGCGCCTCCCAGTGGAAGACCTGTACTTCCAGTCTTGTGTGTTTGACCTGCTTTCCTCTGGGGACATCAACTTCACCATGGCTGCCTACTATGCTTTTGAGGATGTGAAAATGCTCCACTCCAACAAGGACAAATACCACATTTTTGAAAAGGATGCTTTTGGGAGTAATGCTGCACCGGGGGGATCAGATATGTTCTCGCTAGTCCTCCTCAACTGTCTGGCTATGTTGTTGTGGATTGAGTGCTGCTGGGTTCATCTATAG